The sequence ACGCTTTAATTGACCCTAAAAACTTTGATCCTAATAATGCGACTAAAATTGATGCGAGTAAAGAGGGTTATTTTATCTTACCGGCTAATGCGTTCGCCCTAGCCCATACGATAGAGTATTTTAAAATGCCTAAAGACACTTTAGCGATTTGTTTAGGGAAAAGCACTTACGCTAGGTGTGGGATTATTGTGAATGTCACGCCTTTTGAGCCAGAATTTGAAGGCTATATCACTATTGAAATTTCTAACACCACCAATTTACCCGCTAAAGTCTATGCGAATGAAGGGATTGCGCAAGTGGTGTTTTTACAAGGCGATGAAGTGTGCGAGCAAAGTTATAAAGACAGAGGCGGTAAGTATCAAGGGCAAGTGGGTATCACTTTACCTAAGATTCTGAAGTAAGGAAAAAGTAGAG comes from Helicobacter acinonychis and encodes:
- the dcd gene encoding dCTP deaminase, which codes for MGLKADSWIKKMSLEHGMISPFCEKQVGKNVISYGLSSYGYDIRVGSEFMLFDNKNALIDPKNFDPNNATKIDASKEGYFILPANAFALAHTIEYFKMPKDTLAICLGKSTYARCGIIVNVTPFEPEFEGYITIEISNTTNLPAKVYANEGIAQVVFLQGDEVCEQSYKDRGGKYQGQVGITLPKILK